In Candidatus Paceibacterota bacterium, the following proteins share a genomic window:
- a CDS encoding penicillin-binding protein 2 codes for MKTSSFSLRVRFIFILIILFSILLTVRLYFLQIVNGDIFLEKADRQYTTVSNNVFDRGSIFFQTKDGSLVSAATLKTGYTVAVSPKLILDGDLVYKTLSQYLTLDPAVFYSKMLKKNDPYEEIARKVPEEIVKKIDAEKITGLIIQKEKWRYYPGESLAARLTGFVGYNDVGDALEGRYGLEKYYNDTLVRDGGDIYVNVFAEIFSNINKNFIQDSQREGDIITTINPEVEGYLENALSQTTKKWNSKITGGIVIDPKTGEIYAMGVYPEFNLNDFSKEKDVGVFSNPLVSDSYELGSVIKAITMASGFDSGVISAKTTFTDYGFIELDGYKVYNVDKKSRGKTSMQDVLNHSMNTGATFVMQSMGRQKFLDYFKRFGIGTETGIDLPGESAGNIDNLTSNLSSSKQIEFANASFGQGFSMTPIAATRAFSVLANGGKLITPHVVSRIDYKVGLSKKVSYIDEAQQIISKGTSEEITRMLVNLVDTALIQGQYKIEHYSVAAKTGTAQIARSAKDGGGYYPDRFLHSFFGYFPAYNPRFLVFLYTIEPQNIDFASNTLSKPFFDIAKYLINYYEIPPDR; via the coding sequence ATGAAAACAAGTAGTTTCTCATTAAGGGTTAGGTTTATCTTTATTCTGATAATTCTTTTTTCTATATTACTAACTGTTAGACTGTATTTTCTGCAAATTGTAAACGGTGATATTTTTTTAGAAAAAGCCGATAGACAATATACGACAGTATCTAACAATGTTTTTGATAGGGGAAGCATATTTTTTCAAACAAAAGATGGATCACTTGTATCTGCCGCGACATTAAAGACCGGATATACAGTAGCAGTCAGTCCAAAGTTGATTTTAGATGGAGATCTGGTTTATAAGACGCTCTCTCAATATCTTACTTTAGACCCTGCCGTTTTCTACTCTAAAATGTTAAAGAAGAATGATCCATATGAAGAGATAGCGAGAAAGGTTCCAGAAGAAATAGTAAAGAAGATCGATGCAGAGAAGATTACAGGCCTTATTATTCAAAAAGAAAAATGGAGATATTATCCTGGAGAAAGTCTTGCCGCTCGTCTTACTGGTTTTGTTGGGTATAATGATGTCGGTGATGCTCTCGAGGGAAGATATGGTCTAGAGAAATACTATAATGATACTCTAGTCAGAGATGGCGGTGATATTTATGTAAACGTATTTGCCGAAATATTTTCAAATATAAATAAGAATTTTATACAAGATTCACAAAGAGAAGGCGATATTATTACTACCATAAATCCTGAAGTAGAAGGGTATCTTGAAAATGCACTTAGTCAGACTACAAAGAAATGGAATTCGAAAATCACCGGCGGAATAGTAATAGACCCCAAAACTGGAGAAATATATGCTATGGGGGTATATCCAGAGTTTAATTTAAATGATTTTAGTAAAGAAAAAGATGTTGGCGTTTTTTCAAATCCACTTGTAAGTGATTCTTACGAATTAGGATCAGTAATAAAGGCGATTACTATGGCTTCCGGTTTTGATTCTGGCGTTATAAGTGCAAAAACAACATTTACGGATTATGGTTTTATCGAATTAGACGGCTATAAGGTTTACAATGTTGATAAAAAAAGCAGAGGTAAAACAAGTATGCAAGATGTGTTGAATCACTCAATGAATACTGGTGCTACTTTTGTTATGCAAAGCATGGGCAGACAGAAGTTTTTGGATTATTTCAAAAGGTTTGGTATAGGTACAGAGACCGGTATAGATTTACCTGGTGAGTCGGCAGGAAATATAGACAATCTCACATCTAATCTAAGCAGTTCAAAACAAATAGAGTTTGCGAACGCTTCCTTTGGGCAGGGTTTTTCTATGACACCTATTGCTGCAACAAGAGCTTTTTCTGTGTTAGCGAATGGTGGCAAACTCATTACCCCGCACGTCGTATCGAGGATCGATTATAAGGTTGGATTATCTAAGAAAGTCTCTTATATAGATGAAGCGCAACAAATAATAAGTAAAGGAACATCAGAAGAGATTACGAGAATGCTTGTAAACTTGGTAGACACGGCCTTAATACAAGGACAATATAAAATTGAACACTATAGCGTTGCTGCAAAGACAGGTACTGCACAGATAGCAAGATCAGCCAAAGATGGTGGAGGTTACTATCCAGACAGATTTTTGCATTCTTTTTTCGGATATTTCCCGGCATATAATCCAAGATTTTTAGTATTTTTATATACAATCGAACCTCAAAATATAGATTTTGCTTCAAATACTCTTTCTAAACCTTTTTTTGATATTGCAAAATATTTAATAAATTATTATGAGATACCGCCAGATAGATAG
- the rsmH gene encoding 16S rRNA (cytosine(1402)-N(4))-methyltransferase RsmH has translation MHKTVLLNEAIENLNLKPGAVFFDGTLGGAGHCAKVCSEFGGKVRVIATDRDMGAIRRAEASLSKIGCKFDLVLSDYRKIDSVLSSVGVSSVDAILLDLGLSSDQLDASGRGFTLRNNEPLLMTFSEGEGESVTAEIILNNWSEETIADIIYAYSDERYSRRIAREVVEARKEKPIKTTVDLVEIIKRAVPAAYKRGKIHFATKTFQALRIAVNDEISALKEGMQKGWTLLNNGGRIGIISFHSVEDREVKNFFRDKSKIGEGRLINKKPIVPSEREIHENPRSRSAKLRVIEKIV, from the coding sequence ATGCACAAGACAGTTCTTTTAAATGAAGCTATAGAAAATCTTAATCTTAAACCAGGGGCCGTGTTTTTTGACGGTACTCTTGGAGGAGCTGGTCACTGTGCAAAAGTTTGTTCAGAGTTTGGTGGAAAGGTGCGCGTTATCGCTACGGATAGAGATATGGGGGCAATAAGAAGGGCAGAAGCAAGTCTTTCAAAGATTGGCTGCAAGTTTGATCTTGTCTTATCTGATTACAGAAAGATTGATTCGGTTTTAAGCTCTGTCGGTGTCTCTTCGGTAGATGCGATTCTCCTTGATCTTGGACTATCATCCGATCAACTTGATGCATCCGGCAGGGGCTTTACCTTAAGAAATAACGAACCCCTCCTTATGACATTTTCTGAGGGAGAAGGTGAAAGCGTAACCGCCGAGATAATTCTAAACAACTGGAGCGAAGAGACAATAGCGGACATTATCTACGCTTACTCGGATGAAAGATATTCTAGAAGAATTGCGAGGGAAGTTGTCGAGGCAAGAAAAGAAAAGCCGATAAAGACAACAGTTGACCTTGTAGAGATAATCAAAAGAGCAGTACCCGCAGCATACAAGAGAGGAAAAATACATTTTGCTACAAAAACTTTTCAGGCTTTGAGAATAGCAGTAAATGATGAAATCAGTGCTCTGAAAGAAGGTATGCAAAAAGGATGGACACTGTTAAATAACGGCGGACGTATAGGGATAATTTCTTTTCACAGCGTTGAAGACAGAGAAGTTAAAAATTTTTTCAGAGATAAGTCAAAAATAGGAGAAGGGAGACTTATAAACAAAAAACCAATTGTTCCAAGTGAAAGGGAGATACACGAAAATCCAAGATCGAGAAGTGCAAAACTTAGAGTTATTGAAAAAATAGTATGA
- the mraZ gene encoding division/cell wall cluster transcriptional repressor MraZ yields MLIGEYIHTLDDKKRVSLPVKFRKEMGRKIIITAGLDNCLWIFTFAQWKKISERLSDFSMLQADNRSFNRYMFGSATEVEVDTIGRILLPEFLVARANLKNKVSVVGVQDRVEIWNEESWKEYKGVVEKRADQLAEKLGQAGAL; encoded by the coding sequence ATGTTAATTGGCGAATACATACATACACTAGACGATAAGAAAAGAGTCTCTCTCCCAGTGAAATTTCGCAAAGAGATGGGAAGGAAGATTATTATTACTGCCGGACTTGATAATTGTCTCTGGATATTTACTTTTGCACAGTGGAAGAAAATCTCAGAAAGACTTTCCGATTTCTCAATGCTTCAAGCGGACAACAGAAGCTTCAACAGATATATGTTTGGAAGTGCGACAGAAGTGGAAGTAGATACTATCGGAAGAATACTATTACCGGAATTTTTAGTCGCAAGAGCAAATCTTAAGAATAAAGTATCAGTTGTCGGTGTTCAGGATAGAGTTGAAATCTGGAATGAAGAATCCTGGAAAGAATACAAGGGTGTTGTGGAGAAAAGGGCCGATCAATTAGCAGAGAAATTAGGTCAGGCCGGGGCTCTGTAA
- the murF gene encoding UDP-N-acetylmuramoyl-tripeptide--D-alanyl-D-alanine ligase yields MKSIFKKIITKIIQFESRLVLKKYNPKVVAVTGSVGKTSTKDAIFSVMSGSFYVRKSEKSFNSDIGIPLTILGCPNAWSNPFKWLNNIWEGLRLIIWRQSYPEWLILEVGADRPGDIKNISKWLRPDVVVLTRFAQIPVHIEFFKNRDEIIKEKWYLVDALKYDGVLIANADDVDAMKMTQRANTRILKYGLLGDADIKASNIEIHYEEKTRTPDGMIFKVGYLNNSVPIIIKYSLGMQSIYSSLAAISVGLSQDVNLVKAGEGLLKHESPKGRMRILLGIKNTTILDDTYNSSPVALHSALKALKDIKTKARKIAVLADMMELGKHSTEEHYEAGKLVAESSDILMTVGVRSRRIAEGALDNGLGELNVFQFDNSVEAGTALQDILREGDIILIKGSQSTRMERTVEEVMAEPEKAEELLVRQEEEWKKR; encoded by the coding sequence ATGAAATCAATTTTCAAGAAAATAATTACGAAGATAATTCAATTTGAATCAAGACTTGTCCTGAAGAAATACAACCCTAAAGTAGTGGCGGTTACTGGGAGTGTTGGGAAAACGTCCACAAAAGACGCTATTTTTTCAGTAATGTCCGGATCATTTTACGTTAGAAAAAGTGAAAAGAGTTTTAATAGTGACATTGGTATTCCACTTACGATACTCGGGTGTCCGAACGCTTGGAGCAACCCTTTTAAATGGCTTAATAATATTTGGGAAGGTTTAAGATTGATAATCTGGAGACAGAGTTACCCAGAATGGCTTATACTCGAAGTTGGTGCAGATAGGCCAGGAGATATTAAGAACATATCGAAGTGGCTTCGCCCAGATGTAGTAGTTCTGACAAGATTTGCACAAATTCCTGTTCATATTGAGTTCTTTAAAAATAGAGATGAAATAATAAAGGAGAAATGGTATTTAGTAGATGCTCTGAAATATGACGGGGTGTTAATTGCAAACGCTGATGATGTTGACGCTATGAAAATGACACAGAGGGCAAATACTAGGATTTTAAAGTACGGTCTTTTGGGTGATGCCGATATTAAAGCGTCAAATATCGAAATACATTATGAAGAGAAGACGAGAACGCCAGATGGCATGATTTTCAAAGTGGGATATTTAAACAATTCTGTACCAATAATTATAAAATATTCACTTGGTATGCAGAGTATTTATTCATCTTTGGCTGCTATCTCTGTTGGTCTTTCACAAGATGTGAATCTTGTTAAAGCTGGTGAAGGACTTTTAAAACACGAATCGCCGAAGGGTAGAATGAGGATATTACTAGGAATAAAGAATACGACAATTTTAGATGATACTTACAACTCATCACCCGTAGCACTACACTCGGCTCTCAAAGCTCTAAAAGATATTAAGACAAAAGCCAGAAAAATTGCCGTTCTTGCAGATATGATGGAGCTTGGTAAACACTCAACAGAAGAACATTATGAGGCAGGAAAGCTTGTTGCAGAATCCTCAGATATTTTAATGACTGTTGGAGTGAGATCGAGGAGGATTGCTGAAGGAGCTCTTGACAATGGTCTTGGTGAATTAAACGTCTTTCAATTTGACAATTCTGTTGAAGCCGGTACAGCCTTGCAGGATATATTAAGGGAGGGTGATATTATACTTATAAAAGGCTCGCAATCAACTCGTATGGAACGAACTGTAGAGGAAGTGATGGCAGAACCAGAAAAAGCAGAAGAACTACTTGTGAGGCAGGAGGAAGAGTGGAAAAAAAGATAA